Proteins found in one Amycolatopsis umgeniensis genomic segment:
- a CDS encoding ArnT family glycosyltransferase gives MVLTRGIRRVQVNTWVLLAVALAWLVVNFRWIVLYRDGQVFDIDEAGYFGMALNNHGAALRDGVAGWIEAVESPGIQAPLLPALTSLHFFATGTGTVAAFVVPLVAGVALILLTHAVANRVAGRPFAWLATALIATAPGVVFEARAYHFALPAAVMTTAAIYFLVRSEGLSKPKFVVPFAIFVGLMPLSRTMAIAFVPGLVLAALIQAVVPRDRTKRLKWFALAAVVGAGVAALWLVPNGVRVFEYLTGFGYGKQSVEFGEEAGVFNPGAWVQRLRLLIFDHGLPHTVLLCAGLVAAFVVAIAKIRTGPVKDTLRSMVASPLFPSALLVAEGGVAVLTSKNAGTAFFLPLIPSMAILALWGLYRAHRSLRRALPFAVAVVGLVAMVPLLDLRLPTARAWSVDLPVLGSSKITDGRGSPQIYVDPGGRITEPVSVETVREWKAVAEWAAGQVEENHALGGATAFGFRDRLFNTNTLQLEMLRRFGYGVALPQVSPTEDGNTEPDYRAWLTSYRNSNSGDASKTCLLFTATGTINEFEPKVDPPSMVSAATASGFTPIATRPLPNGRLVTLWKRPQPTCVPS, from the coding sequence ATGGTCTTGACCAGGGGGATCCGCCGCGTACAGGTGAACACATGGGTTCTGCTCGCGGTGGCGCTCGCTTGGCTGGTCGTCAACTTCCGGTGGATCGTCCTCTACCGCGACGGCCAGGTGTTCGACATCGACGAGGCCGGCTACTTCGGCATGGCCTTGAACAATCACGGAGCCGCGCTCCGGGACGGCGTCGCCGGCTGGATCGAAGCCGTCGAGTCGCCGGGTATCCAGGCGCCCCTGTTGCCGGCGCTGACCTCCCTGCACTTCTTCGCGACCGGCACGGGCACCGTCGCCGCGTTCGTCGTCCCGCTGGTGGCCGGGGTGGCGCTGATCCTGCTCACGCACGCCGTGGCGAACAGGGTGGCCGGCCGTCCGTTCGCCTGGCTCGCCACGGCGCTGATCGCCACCGCCCCCGGTGTCGTCTTCGAGGCCCGCGCTTACCACTTCGCGCTTCCCGCGGCGGTCATGACGACGGCGGCGATCTACTTCCTGGTCCGTTCCGAGGGACTGTCGAAACCGAAGTTCGTCGTGCCCTTCGCGATTTTCGTCGGGCTGATGCCGTTGTCGAGGACGATGGCGATCGCGTTCGTGCCAGGGCTGGTGCTGGCCGCGCTGATCCAGGCGGTGGTGCCGCGAGACCGGACGAAGCGGCTGAAGTGGTTCGCGCTGGCGGCGGTCGTGGGTGCCGGTGTCGCGGCGCTCTGGTTGGTGCCCAACGGCGTCCGGGTCTTCGAGTACCTCACGGGTTTCGGCTACGGGAAGCAATCCGTGGAGTTCGGCGAGGAGGCGGGTGTCTTCAACCCCGGTGCCTGGGTCCAGCGGCTGCGGCTGTTGATCTTCGACCACGGGCTGCCGCATACGGTGCTGCTGTGTGCCGGGCTGGTCGCCGCGTTCGTCGTGGCGATCGCGAAGATCCGGACCGGTCCGGTCAAGGACACCCTCCGCTCGATGGTGGCGTCGCCGCTGTTCCCGTCGGCGTTGCTCGTCGCGGAAGGCGGCGTGGCGGTGCTGACGTCGAAGAACGCGGGGACGGCCTTCTTCCTCCCGTTGATCCCGTCCATGGCGATCCTGGCGCTTTGGGGGCTGTATCGGGCGCACCGGTCGCTTCGGCGGGCTTTGCCGTTCGCGGTCGCGGTGGTCGGGTTGGTGGCGATGGTCCCGCTGCTGGATCTGCGACTGCCGACAGCGCGGGCCTGGTCGGTGGACCTCCCGGTGCTGGGCTCGTCGAAGATCACCGACGGGCGTGGGTCGCCGCAGATCTATGTCGATCCGGGCGGCCGGATCACCGAACCGGTGAGTGTGGAGACGGTGCGGGAGTGGAAGGCCGTCGCGGAGTGGGCGGCCGGGCAGGTCGAGGAGAACCACGCGCTGGGCGGGGCGACGGCGTTCGGGTTCCGTGACCGGCTCTTCAACACCAACACCCTGCAGTTGGAGATGCTGCGGAGGTTCGGCTACGGGGTGGCTCTGCCGCAGGTCAGTCCGACGGAGGACGGGAACACCGAGCCGGACTACCGGGCCTGGCTGACCTCGTACCGCAACAGCAACAGCGGTGACGCGAGCAAGACGTGCCTGCTGTTCACGGCGACGGGCACGATCAACGAGTTCGAGCCGAAGGTGGATCCGCCGTCCATGGTGTCCGCGGCGACGGCTTCGGGGTTCACTCCGATCGCGACGCGGCCCCTACCGAACGGTCGGCTGGTGACCTTATGGAAGCGCCCGCAGCCCACCTGCGTGCCCTCCTGA